The nucleotide window AGCAGTCGGTGCATGCCGTCGATGACACGCATGGACGGACGGTGGGCGATGATCGGCGGCAGCGGCGCCTCCGATTCGGCGAGCAGACGGACGTGTTCGTCGTCCTCGCCCCACTGGCGAGGGGAGTCGGCGGGTAACAGGCGGGCGATCGGCACCACTTCCACGGTGGACAGTTCGGAGTCGAACGTGGACACGAGGCACTCGTCGGGGCGGCTCATTGCTCGATGCACCTCCGGGCACATGCGGTAAAGGGGCGGCGCCGGGCGGAACGAGCGGCGGGTTATCCCGTTCCGGCCAGCCACTGTCGTACCGACCCCATGGCCGATCCCGCGCTGTCGGCCTCGATGTCCCGGGTGAGGTCGGCGATCGTGATGCTCTTCAGGGCCGCCCGCCACGCGGCGTCGGCGGCGGCCATGGCCCGCGACACGGCGCAGGGCTTCTGGCACTCCTCGGGGCCCAGCGCGAGCGGGCCCTGCCTGCGGATCTCCGTACAGCGGAACGCCGGCTTCGGGCCGTCGATCGCCAGTACGACGTCCAGGACGGTGACCTGTGCGGGGGGCTGGGTGAACGCGTACCCCCCGACCGGTCCGGGCGTGGAGCGCAGGATGCCGGCCTGGGAGAGCGACTGCAGGTGCTTGGCGAGATAGGCCGGGGGGATGCCGTGCAGCTTCGCGAGCCGGGCGGCCGGTACCGGGGCCTGGCTCTGACCGAGCGAGACGCAGCAGTGCAGGGCCCACTCGACGCCATTGGACAGCTTCATGACGCCAGGATAGCAATCTCGGACCCCGAATATCCGAGATCCTGGTATAAACAAGGATGGAAAATATCCGAGATAGACGAAGGTGCAGGTCATGAGCGAGACTGAAGATCGTTTATCCTCTGCGTCCCCCGCCGTCGCGGCACCTGGTCGCCGCTCGGAACCCTCCGCTCCGCCATCCGGCCAGGAGCGGGCCGCCCTCGGTTTCGCCGCCGTCGCCCTGTTCGTGGCGGCGGCCAACCTCCGTCCCGCGATCGCCGCGGTCTCCCCTCTGGTGGACCGCATCCGCGCGGACCTGGACCTGTCGGCGACCGCGGTGGCGCTGCTGACGACCATCCCGACCCTGGCCATGGGCCTGTGCGCTCCGCTGGCCGCGTCCGTGGGCCGCCGGTGGGGACTGCAGCGAGGCGTGCTGATCGGCCTGGTCGTCGTCGCCGTGGCGACCGCCGCCCGCGGCCTGGGCGGGGCCACCTGGCTGCAGCTCTGTTGTGCCGCCGTCGTGGGCGCCGGCATCGCGATCTCCCAGACGCTGCTGCCGGCCGTCGTGAAGACCCGTTTCGCCGACCGCGCCGGCCTGGTGACCGGGATCTACACGGCGGGGCTCGGACTCGGCGGCGCGGTGGCGGCCGGCGCCAGCGCGCCCCTCGCCGACGCGCTCGACTCCTGGCCCGCGGCCCTGGCGTCGTGGGCCGTCCTCGCCGTCGCCGGCATCGTGCTCTGGTCGGCGGCGAAGGGACAGCTGCGCCTCGCGCACATCGACGGCCCGAAGGGCCCGGCCACCACCGGCCTGCCCTGGCGGTCCGGCCTGGCCTGGCGGATCACGGCGATCTCCGCCGGCAACTCCGCCCTGTACTACTGCGAGTTGGCGTGGATCGCGCCGCTGCTCCACGACGACGGCGGACTGAGCGAGGCCCGGGCCGGCTTCATGCTGACGGTGATGATCTCCATCCAGGTCGTCGCGATGCTGGGCGTTCCCGTCCTGCTCGGCGAGCGCGAGGACAAACGCCTCGGGCTGGCGGTGACGACGGTGCTGACCGCCGTGGGTTTCCTGGGCTTCGCCTTCAGCCCGGGCACCGGCACCTGGCTCTGGGTCCTCGCGATGGGCGTCGGACACGGCGGACTGTTCACGCTGGTGCTGACGCTGCCCGTCTCGGCGAGCCGTGATGCCGCGCAGGCCGGGCGGTTCGCCGCGATGGCGTTCTTCGTCGGCTACGCGTGCGCGGCCGTAGGGCCGGTCGTCGTGGGCGGCCTGCGCGACGCCACCGGCGACTACCGGTTGGCCTTCGGCCTGCTCACCGCGGCGACGCTGCTCATGCTGCTGCCCATCGCCCGGCTGTCGCCGCGGCGGATCGAGAAGGACCGACGCGCCGACGCTTGAGGCCGGTGCGTCGGCCGCCGGTCCGTTGCGGCCGACCGCGCGGCATCCGTTGACCGGTGGGCCGCGCGGTACCCGTAACCGGTAGGCCGCGCGGCATCCGTAGACCGGCCGACCACGCGGCACCCGTAGACCGGCAGGCCGCGCGGTTCCCGTAAACCGGCAGGCCACGCGGCACCCGTAGACCGGCCGGGTGTCGCGCATTCCGGAGACCGCCAGGCCGCGCGGTCCCGTAAACCGGCCGGGTGCCGGGCGGTTCCGGGAGACCGCCAGGCCGCGCGGTTCCCGGAGACCGCCAGGCCCGGCGGTTCCCATAGACCACCAGGCCCGGCGGTTCCCATAGACCGGCAGGCCCGGCGGTTCCCATAGACCGGCAGGAGTCCACCTAATCCCCCGGGGTGGGCTCCTGCCTCTTTCCCCGCGTGTGCCCATGGCTTGAGCACTTCTACTGCTTGACCTCGACAGGCGTTCTGCTCGACCTCGACAGGTGTTTGCGACGCTGACGGAACCCTGCGGTCCGGGTGGCGCGCCGGCCCTCACGGCGTCGCCCGGACCAACCTCCCCCTGGTCGAGAGGATGCGCATGGCCCCGTCGAAGGCACAGGTAGCCATCGTGGGAGGTGGCGTCGCCGGCCTGGTCACCGCCACGCTGCTGCACGGTCACGGCATGGATGTCCGGCTCTTCGAGCAGACACCGGTGTTCGGGGCCGTGGGCGCGGGCATCCAGCTCTCACCCAACGGGGTGCGCGTCCTGTACCGGCTCGGACTCGCGGACGCCCTCGCCCGGACCGGGGTGCGGGCCGGGGCCATCGAGACCCGGCGGTGGGACGACGCGAGCCTGATCGCCCGGGTCCCGCACGGCGCCCGGTGCGACGAACGGTTCGGCGCCCCGTACTACTTGATCCACCGCGCGGACCTGCAGCGCTGTCTGGTGTCCGCCCTGCCCGAGGACGTCGTCGAACTCGGCAGGGGCTGTGTCCGCCTGGTGGAGCGGCCCGACACGGTCGAACTCCACCTCACGGACGGCTCCGTCACCACCGCCGACCTGGTGATCGGGGCCGACGGCGTGCACTCCGTCGCCCGCAGGGCGGTCGTCGACGACGAACCCCGGTTCTCGGGCTACTCGGTGCACCGCGGCCTCGTACCGGCCGAGGTGATGCCCTCCTTCACCCATGACCCGCGGGTCGTGTTCTGGCTCGGCCCCGAGCGGCACGTCACGTACTACCCCATCGTGGGCGGCGACATGGTCCACTTCAGCGCCGTCGGCGTCAGCCCGGACGCCCGCTCCGGTTCCTCGTCCGTTCCGGGTACGACGGAGGACCTCGACGCGGCGTTCGCCGGCTGGCACGAGGAGGTCCGGCGGGTGGTGACCGCCGCCGAGTCGGTCACCCGCTGGGACCTGTACGACCGTGACATGGCCTGCCGCTACGCCACCGATCGGGTGGTGCTGCTGGGCGACGCCGCGCACCCCACCCTTCCCTATCTCTCGCAAGGGGCGAACCAGGCCCTGGAGGACGCCGTGGTCCTCGCGCGCTGCCTCCGCGAGGCCGGCCCCGGCACGCCGACCGGGGCCGTACGCCGCTACCAGGGGCTCCGCATGCCCCGTACCGCCGACATCCACCGGCGCGCCCGCGCACTGGGGCGGACGTTCCACCTGCCCGACGGCGCGCACCAGGAGCGGCGCGACCGTGACATGCGCGCACGGCAGAGCCTGGAGCACCTCGACTGGCTGTACGGCCACGACGCCGCGGCGGCGGCCACGCCCCCCGAACCGGCTTCCGGGCGGGAGCCCTCGGCCGCTCGTCTCACCCATCGCCCCTGACCTACGAGGAGAACCAGTGCTGCACACGTTGTTGAGCCGGGTCACCCGCGGGAACGGCTTCTACATCGGCGACATCTTCCATGCCGCCGCGCGCCGCGACGCCACCACGCAGGTGACGCTCGATCGCCCCCCGCAGTGGGCCCCCGAGCGCGGTACGCACTTCACCGTCGGGCAACTGGCGGACCAGATAGACGAGTTGGCGGCCAGGCTGTGGGCGGCCGGAGTCAGGCCCACCGAGCGGGTGGCGCTGTACAAGACCGACAACTTCGACATCGCGCTGCTCGCCTGCGCCGCCGCCCGCATCGGCGCCGTACCCGCGCTGCTGTCACCGGCGCTCGACGGCGCGGTGGCGCACGAACTGCTCGTCCGGCTGGAACAGCCGTGGCTGCTCACGGACGGCGACACCCTGGCGGGCAAGCTGCATGGCGTGCCGTTGGCCGACGATGTGCGCGAGGTCCTGCTGTCCGCCGGTACGACGCCCGCCGAGCTCGCGGCGAAGACCGCCGAGCGCATCCCCGAGGTGGTCGCGCTCGCCGAGTACGCGGACGCTCCCCGGCGCGAGCCGGTGTTCCTCCACCCGCGCCAGCCGTCGCTGATCACGCACAGCTCCGGTACGACCGGCATCCCGAAGCTGGCCGTGCACTGCCCGGAGACCGGCTGGCACCGGCTCGTGCCGCAGCGGCTGGTGTCCTGGCCCATCCGGGGCAAGGAGACGGCCGCGCTGTGCATGACGTTCGTGCACTCCCGCTTCTACCAGGGGCTCGCCATGTTCCTCAGCCACGGCAACCCGATGGTGATCGCCGTGGATCCGGACCCGGACCGCATCGGCCCGCTGTTCGTCCGCACCCGCCCCGGATACATCGAGACCCACCCCAACACGTACGTCGACTGGGAGGAACTCGACGACGCGCCGGGCGCCCCCCTGTCCAGCGTCCGGGTCTTCGGCGCCACGTTCGACGCGATGCACCCGCGCACCATCCAGCGGATGCTCGCCGCCTCACGACACAAGCGGCCGGTCTTCGTCCAGTTCTACGGGCAGTCCGAGATCGGCCCCATGGCCGGACGCTGGTACACACGCCAGACCGCCCACAAGGCCGACGGCCGGTGCGTCGGGATGCCGTTGCCCGGCTTCATCTCCATGCGCGTCGTCGACGACACGGGCCGGCGGCTCGGCACCGGACGGACCGGCCACCTCGAAGTGCGCAGCCGCACCCGGATCCTCACCTACCTGGGCGAGGACGAACGGTTCCGGAGCGAACTGCGCGACGGCTGGTGGCGGGTCGGCGACATGGGCTACCTCAGCCGCTGGGGCCTGCTGCACCTGATGGACCGCGAGGTCGACCGGATCGACACCGTGGACAGCAACCTCGCCGTCGAGGACCTCCTGATGAGCCGCCTCGAAGAACTGCGCGAAGTGGTGATCGTGGCGGGCGAACAGGGCGAGCCCGTCCCCGTGGTGGCCACCCGGGGCGAGCTGCCCCTCGACGAGAAGCGGTGGCGGCGGGCGACCTTCGACCTGCCCCCGATGAGCCCCTTCCGCCAGCTCGGGTTCGACGACCTGCCGCGCACCTCGACCCGCAAGGTCCAGCGGTCCGAGCTGGCCAAGCTGGTCAGGGAAGGAAACCCGCCGGCCACCGGGCCGGACGAGGCGTCGGACAAGACGGTGGGGGCGTGACCATGAAGGACACGGCAGGAAGTCGACTCTTCGAGCTCATGGCCGGGTTCTGGAAGACCCAGGCCGTCTACCTCGCCACCGAGTCGGGCGTCGTCGACGCCATCGCGGCGGCGGACCGTGCCCGGACCATCGATCTGTCCCTGGAGACCAGGACCGACGCCGACGCGCTGGGGCGGCTCCTGCTGTTCCTGGAGAGCCTCGGCGTGGTCGAGGGCGACGAGGCGAGCGGCTGGGCGCTGACCGAGGTCGGCGAACTGCTGCGCACCGACACCCGCGACTCGATGCGCGACCATGTGCGCATCTACGGCTCGCACTTCTACCCGGCGTGGGGCGCGCTGTCCCACTCGCTGCGCACCGGCCGCTCGGCGTTCGCACACGTCTACGGCTCCGACCTGTTCTCGTACCTGCACCAGAACCCCGAGGTCTCGCTGACCTACGAGCGGGCCATGGTGGCGGGCACCCCCTTCTTCGCGGAGGTCAGCGGCGCCTACGACTTCTCCGGGGCGCGGCGGATCGTGGACGTCGCCGGCGGCCACGGAGCACTCCTCAACGAGATCCTCAACGCGAACGAGGGCCCGCGCGCCGTACTGTTCGACGCCCCGCACGTGATCGAGGAGACCAGGGACCGCCCGATCGCCACGGACCACGCGGACCGGTGCGAACGGGTCGCCGGAAACTTCTTCGAGTCGATCCCGGCCGACGGCGACGTCTACCTCCTCTCCCGCATCCTGCACTGCTTCGACGACGAGGCGTGTCACCGGATCCTCACCAACTGCCGTCGCGCGATGGCCCCCGGCGGCAGGTTGGTGATCCTGGAACGCGTACTGACCCGGGGCACCGGCTCCTCGCTGACCCAGGGCTACAACATGCACATGCTGGTGGTGCTCGGCGGCGGCCGGGAGCGGGACGAGACGCAGTACCGCACGCTCCTCGACAAGGCCGGCTTCACCGTGGAATCCATCCACGGCCTTCCCCTGGAGACGCATCTCATGGTCGCGGCACCGAGCTGACCCGCCGGAACGCTCGATGACGTGACACCGACGCCGTGGGAGCGCAGCATGGCTGACAGACCCGTCGAGGGAAAATGGCTCACCGGCTGGGATCCCGAGGACGAGGACCGCTGGGAACGGGACGGCCGCCGTATCGCCCGCCGCAACCTCGTCCTCTCCGTCCTCTCCGAACACATCGGGTTCTCGGTGTGGACGCTGTGGTCGGTCCTCGTCCTGTTCATGTCCCCCGAGATCGGGCTCGGATTCGACTCCGGGGAGAAGTTCCTGCTCGTGGCGGTCCCCACCGTCGTGGGCGCTGTGCTGCGGCTGCCCTACAGCCGTGCGGTGACCCGGTTCGGCGGACGCGACTGGACCGTGTTCGCCACCGCCGTCCTGCTCGTGCCCACCCTGCTCGCCCTGTACTTCGTCCAGCGCCCCGGCACACCGCTGTGGGTGTTCCTGCTCATCGGCGCCGTGGCCGGCCTCGGCGGGGGCAACTTCGCGTCGTCGATGACGAACATCACCGCCTTCTATCCGCAGCGCCGCCAGGGCTGGGCCCTCGGTCTCAACGCGGGCGGCGGAAACCTCGGCGTCGCGGCGGTCCAGCTCGTCGGACTCGCGGTCACCTCGGTGGCCGGGCGGACACACCCCTCGTACGTCGCGGCGGTCTACCTTCCGCTGATCGTGGTCGTCGCCCTGCTCGCGGCGTGGAAGATGGACAACGTGGACACCGTGCGGTCCGCACCCGGCGCCCAGCGCGAGGCGGTCCGCGACCCCGACACCTGGTGGATCTCCCTCCTCTACGTCGGCACCTTCGGCTCCTTCATCGGCTACGGCTTCGCCTTCGGCCTCGTCCTGCAGAACGAGTTCGACACCACCCCGATCACCGCGGTCGGATACACCTGCCTCGGCCCGCTCCTGGGCTCCTGCGCCCGCCCGCTCGGCGGATGGCTGGCCGACCGGGCGGGCGGAGCGAGGGTCACCTTCTGGAACTTCCTCGGCATGGCCGCCGGCACGCTCGTGCTCCTCCTCGCCTCCCGCGCACACTCCTTCGGCCTGTTCGTCGCCGGGTTCATCGTGCTGTTCGTGCTCAGCGGCCTCGGCAACGGCTCGACGTACAAGATGATCCCGGCGATCCACGCGCACAAGGCGGAGCGAGCCGTCACCGCCGGATGCGACGCGGCCGACGCCTTCGCCCGCGCCCGTCGGCTGTCCGGCGCGGTCATCGCGATCGCCGGCGCGGTGGGCGCCCTCGGCGGTGCCGCCATCAACCTCGCCTTCAAGCTCTCCTACTCCGACGGCTCCGGCTCCGGAGCCCCCGCCTTCGTGGCGTTCCTCGCCTTCTACGCCCTGTGCCTGGTCCTGCTGCGGCTCACCCGTCCACACCGCCCACCGGCACCGGTCACGCGCGCGTCCCGCGGCATCGAGGAGACCAGCCGTGTCTGAACCGCCCTTTCCCACCCCGCGGACGCGCACCCACTGCCCGTACTGCGCACTGCAGTGCGGCACGCTCCTGCACGGCGACCGGGAGACAGGTGTGCGGGTGCGACCGGCGGACTTCCCGGTGAACCGGGGCAAGCTGTGCCAGAAGGGCTGGACCGCCCCCGACGTGCTGACCGCCGCCGACCGGCTCACCCGCCCCCTGTCCAGGGGCCCGGACGGCCGGCTCACGGGCACCTCCTGGGACACCGCGCTGGACACGGTGGCCGAGCGGATACGCGCCCTGCGCGCCCGGCACGGTCCGGACACGGTGGCGGTCTTCGGCGGAGGCGGCCTGACCAACGAAAAGGCCTACCTGCTGGGGAAGTTCGCCCGTCTCGCCCTCGGGACCAGCCAGATCGACTACAACGGCCGGTTCTGCATGTCGTCCGCCGCCACGGCCGGAAACGAGGCGTTCGGCGTGGACCGGGGCCTGCCCTTTCCCGTCGCGGACCTGCGCGACGCGCGGACCGTGCTGCTGGCCGGCGCGAACGTCGCCGAGACCATGCCGCCCCTGCTGCAACACCTCGACCGGGCCGAACTGATCGTCATCGACCCGAGGCGCACCGCCACCGCACACCGCGCCACCCTGCATCTGCAGCCCGTGCCCGGCACCGACCTCGCCCTCGCCCTCGGGCTCCTGCACATCGCCGTCGTGGACGGGCTGCTCGACCAGGACTACATCCGGCGGCGCACCCACGGCTTCGAGGAAGCGGCACGCCGGGCGATGGCCTGGTGGCCCGAGCGGGTCGAGTCCGTCACCGGCGTACCCGCCCGCGACCAGCGCGCGGCCGTCCGGCTGCTCGCCCGGCCCCGGAACGCGTACGTACTGACGGGCCGGGGCGTCGAGCAGCACAGCCAGGGCACCGACACCGCGGCCGGGTTCATCAACCTGGCCCTCGCCCTGGGCCTGCCGGGATCCGGGCGCGGCGGGTACGGGTGCCTGACCGGACAGGGCAACGGTCAGGGAGGCCGGGAACACGGACAGAAGGCCGACCAACTGCCCGGCTACCGCTCCCTCACCGACCCCGCGGCACGCGCCCACGTCGCCGGCGTATGGGGAGTGGCGCCGGACGACCTGCCGGGCCCCGGGCGCAGCGCCTACGAGCTCCTGGACGCGCTGGGCGCTGACCACGGGCCGCGTGCCCTGCTGGTCTTCGGGTCGAACCCGGCGGTCTCGGCGCCGCACGCCGCCCACGTGACCGAACGGCTGGCGTCCCTCGAGCTCCTCGTGGTGGCCGACTTCGTTCCCTCCGAGACCGCCCGCATGGCCGACGTCGTGCTGCCCGTCACCCAATGGGCCGAGGAGGAGGGAACGCTGACCAGTCTGGAGGGCCGCGTACTGCGCCGCCGCGCCGTGATACCGCCCCCGGCGCAGGCCCGCAGCGACCTGCGGGTGCTGCGCGACCTCGCCGTGCGGCTGGGCCAGCCCCCGGACCGCTACCCGAGCGATCCGAGGGAGGTGTTCGAGGAGTTGCGCGCGGCGTCCCGGGGCGGACGGGCCGACTACTCCGGCATCACCTACGAACGGCTGGACGCCGGCGAGTGCCTGCACTGGCCCTGCCCGGACACCGAAGAGCGTCATCCGGGCACGCCCAGACTCTTCCTGGACCGGTTCGCGCACCCCGACGGCAAGGCACGGTTCGCCGCCGTCGACCATCGCGGTCCCGCCGAGGACATCAGCTCGGCGTACCCCCTGCACGGCACGACCGGCAGGGTCCTGGCGCACTACCAGTCCGGGGCGCAGACCCGCCGGGTCGCGGAGCTGAGCGCGGCCGTCCCCGAGCCCTTCATCGAGGTCCACCCCGACACCGCGGCCCGCTCGGGGGTGGTCGACCGCGGCCTCGCCCGCGTCACGTCCCCACGGGGCAGCATGACCGCCCGGGTCCGACTGGACCCGACGATGCGCCCGGACACCCTCTTCGCGCCCTTCCACTTTCCCGGGGACGGGCGGGCCAATCTCTTCACCCACCCCGCCCTGGACCCACGCAGCGGCATGCCCGGGTTCAAGGTGAGCGCCGTACGACTGGAGCCCGTGTCGGAAGGGGCGCCCGGCGGCCGGCGCCCGGCACGCTCCCCCACTGCCTCAAGGGAGTGGGAGGCGCCCCCACCCGACGCACCGGGCGAAAGCCCAGGTACATCCGGTACGAGCGCTTCCACCCGCCACGCCGAGAGCCCGCTCCCCGGCCCGCTCTCCGGCCTGCTCCCCGGCCCGCTCTCCGGCCTGCTCCTCGGTCTGCCGCCCGGCCTGCTGTTCGGTCTGCCGCCCGGCCTGCTGTTCGGTCTGCCGCCCGGCCCGTTCCTCGGCCCGTTCCTCGGTCTGCCGCCCGGCCCGCTTCCCGGCCTGCCGCCCGGCCCGCTCTCCGGCCTGCTCCTCGGTCTGCCGCCCGGCCCGCTCCTCGGCCTGCCGCCCGGCCCGCTCTCCGGCCCGCTCCCCGGCCCGCCGCCCGACCCGCTCCTCGGCCCGCCGCCCGGACCACTCCCCGCCCCGCCCTCCGGGCGGACGACGCCACTTCCGGCACAGGCCCTGGACGCGATGCCCGAGGTGACGCCATGAGTCGGATCCTCGTCGTCGGCAACGGCCCGGCCGCGCACCGTCTTGCCGACCGCCTGCGGCACCACGGCCACACCGGACCCCTCACCGTCCTCGGGGCCGAACCCAGCCCCGTCCACCACCGGCCGCTGCTGTCCGACGTCGTCGCCGGCCTGCTCCCCGCCGAAGCCGTCCGCCTGCCGCCCCCGCCCGACACCCGGGTGCACACCGGCACGGTGGTGACGGGCATCGACCGGCCACGGCACGAAGTACGGGCGGAGCGGGACGGGATCGAGACCGTCCACTCCTACGACACCCTGGTCCTCGCCACCGGAGCCCGCGCCGTCGTCCCCGCCGTCGTCGGCGCGACCGGCGCCGACGGACGCCTCGCGGCGGGCGTGACCACCCTGCGTACGGCGGCGGACTGCGCCCGGATCACCGGGGACAGCGTGGTGGTGCTCGGCGGCGGGCCCCTGGGCGTGGAGACCGCCTTCGCCCTCGCGGCCCGGTCCACCCACACCACGCTGGTCTGCGCCCACCCCCATCCCCTGCACGAGCGGCTCGGCGCACCCTGCTCCGGCATGCTCACCGAGGAGCTGGAGCGGGCCGGTGTGACCGTGCTCGGCGGTCGCACGGTGGTGCGCCGCACCCCCGGCCGGGTGCTCCTGGACGACGGAACGACACTGCGCGCCGACACACTCGTCCTGTGCACCGGCGCCACCCCGGACGTACGGCTCGCCCGCGCCGCCGGTCTGCCGGTGCGCCACGGGATCCTGGTCGACGACCGACTGAGCGCCGGAGACCCCCATGTCCATGCCGTCGGGGACTGCGCCGAACACGACGGCCGGACCCTGGGCGGTATCGAGGTCGCCCACGCGCAGGCCGACGCGCTGGCGGGCATCCTCACCGGCCGTGCCACGGCCTACCTGCCTGCCGCGTCCACGTTCCGGCTGCGCGCCCGAGCCGTCGACGTGTCCTGCATCGGCTCCCCGGCCGACTTCGACGAACCCGGCGCCCGCACCGTCACCTTCACCGACCGGTCGGGCCGCCGCCACGCACGCCTCGCACTGCGCGACGAACACCTGATCGCCGCGGTGCTCTTCGGCGTGCCGGAGGCCATAGCCGCCCTCGGCGTCACCCATCGGCAGGGCCGGCGGGTTCCGTCCGACCGGCTGGGGCTGCTCCTCGGTCGGCCGGTGACACCCGCGCCCACCGGTGCCGAGACGGACGAGGACGCCCTGATCTGCCTGTGCAACAGCGTCCGGCGCCGGGCCCTGGCCAAGGCCTGGCGGGCGGGGGCCCGTACCGTCACGGCGCTGGCGGACGCGACCCGGGTCGCCACGGGGTGCGGCGGCTGCGGCCCCGCGGTGGCGCGGCTGTGCGACACCTGGGAGCGCGCGGACCGGAACGCACCGGAGGGGGCCCGGTGACGCGCACCCTGGTCGTCGTCGGACACGGCATGGTCGGGCACCGGCTCGTCGACCGGCTGCGCGTCCTGGACACCTCCGGCGACTGGCGGGTCGTCGTCCTGGCCGAGGAACCTCACCCCGCCTACAACCGCATGGCACTGTCCTCGTATCTGACCGGCCGGACGAAGCAGGACCTCGCCCTCGCCGACCGGGAGTTCCTCGCCGACCCCCTGGTGGACCTCCGCCTCGCCTGCCCCGCCGTCTCCGCCGACCGCGCCACGCGCACGGTGGTGACCGCCGGGGGCGACGTCGTCCCGTACGACGCGCTGGTCCTCGCGACCGGCTCGCGCCCCTTCGTTCCCCCCGTTCCTGGCCGGGACCTGACGCACTGCTTCGTCTACCGGACCTTCGACGACCTGGACGCGATCCGGGGCGCGGCACGCCCCGGCCGCCCGTGCGTGGTGGTCGGCGGCGGACTCCTCGGCCTGGAGGCGGCCCATGGGCTGAGCCGGCTGGGGATGCGCCCCCATGTCGTGGAGAGCGCGCCTCATCCGATGCCGGCCCAGCTCGATCCCGGTGCGGCACGGGTGCTCCACCGGGGCGCCGCCGAACTCGGCCTCGACCTGCGCTGCGGAAGTGCCGTCGCCTCGGTCGAGGGCCACCCCGACGGCACCGTACGGGCCGTCGTCCTCACGGACGGCACGGTCCTGGACTGCGATCTGACGGTCTTCGCCGCGGGTGTCCGCCCACGGGACGAACTCGCCGCCGGGCTGGGCCTCGAACGCGGAGCGCGGGGCGGCATCCTGGTCGACGAGCACTGCCGTACCGCCGACGAGCGTGTCTGGGCCGTCGGAGAGTGCGCCGCCGTGCGCGGGCGCTGCCACGGCCTGCTCGCCCCGGGGTACGCGATGGCCGACACGGTGGCCCGCCAGTTGGCCGGCCACCGTGTCGCACACGTCGGTGCCCTGGACACGTCGACGGAGCTGAAACTCCTCGGCGTGCGCGTGGCCACGTTCGGCACCACGGATCCGGGGGACCGTTGGGCCGTCGAAGTCGTCTTCGCCGAGGGCACCGCCCGCTACGCCAAGGTGTTCCTCCACCACGACACCGGCAGCCTCCTCGGCGGCATCCTCGCGGGCGACACGGGCTCACGCACCGAGCTCGGTCCGCTGGTCGGCCGTCCGCCCCCGGCCGATCTCGAACGGCTCCTCCTCCCCTGACGGGCCCCCGGCGCGGACGGACGGGAGCCCGGCAGGCGGCGGCGCGGACCGACGTCAGCCCACCAGCCCCAGCTCCCGGGCGATCAGCATCCGCTGCACCTCGCTCGTGCCCTCGCCGATCTCCAGGATCTTGGAGTCACGCCACATACGGGCGACCGGGTACTCGTTCATGAAGCCGTAGCCGCCGTGGATCTGGGTGGCGTCGCGGGCGTTGTCGACGGCGACGGTGGAGGAGTAGAGCTTCGCGAGCGCCGCCTCCTTCTTGAAGGGCTCGCCGCTGACCAGCCGGGAGGCCGCGTCGCGCCAGGCCAGGCGGGCCGTGTGGGCCTTCATCTCCATGTCGGCGATCTTGAACTGGATGGCCTGGTTGGAGCCGATCG belongs to Streptomyces graminofaciens and includes:
- a CDS encoding FAD-dependent oxidoreductase; translated protein: MSRILVVGNGPAAHRLADRLRHHGHTGPLTVLGAEPSPVHHRPLLSDVVAGLLPAEAVRLPPPPDTRVHTGTVVTGIDRPRHEVRAERDGIETVHSYDTLVLATGARAVVPAVVGATGADGRLAAGVTTLRTAADCARITGDSVVVLGGGPLGVETAFALAARSTHTTLVCAHPHPLHERLGAPCSGMLTEELERAGVTVLGGRTVVRRTPGRVLLDDGTTLRADTLVLCTGATPDVRLARAAGLPVRHGILVDDRLSAGDPHVHAVGDCAEHDGRTLGGIEVAHAQADALAGILTGRATAYLPAASTFRLRARAVDVSCIGSPADFDEPGARTVTFTDRSGRRHARLALRDEHLIAAVLFGVPEAIAALGVTHRQGRRVPSDRLGLLLGRPVTPAPTGAETDEDALICLCNSVRRRALAKAWRAGARTVTALADATRVATGCGGCGPAVARLCDTWERADRNAPEGAR
- a CDS encoding NAD(P)/FAD-dependent oxidoreductase — its product is MTRTLVVVGHGMVGHRLVDRLRVLDTSGDWRVVVLAEEPHPAYNRMALSSYLTGRTKQDLALADREFLADPLVDLRLACPAVSADRATRTVVTAGGDVVPYDALVLATGSRPFVPPVPGRDLTHCFVYRTFDDLDAIRGAARPGRPCVVVGGGLLGLEAAHGLSRLGMRPHVVESAPHPMPAQLDPGAARVLHRGAAELGLDLRCGSAVASVEGHPDGTVRAVVLTDGTVLDCDLTVFAAGVRPRDELAAGLGLERGARGGILVDEHCRTADERVWAVGECAAVRGRCHGLLAPGYAMADTVARQLAGHRVAHVGALDTSTELKLLGVRVATFGTTDPGDRWAVEVVFAEGTARYAKVFLHHDTGSLLGGILAGDTGSRTELGPLVGRPPPADLERLLLP
- a CDS encoding nitrate/nitrite transporter, with amino-acid sequence MADRPVEGKWLTGWDPEDEDRWERDGRRIARRNLVLSVLSEHIGFSVWTLWSVLVLFMSPEIGLGFDSGEKFLLVAVPTVVGAVLRLPYSRAVTRFGGRDWTVFATAVLLVPTLLALYFVQRPGTPLWVFLLIGAVAGLGGGNFASSMTNITAFYPQRRQGWALGLNAGGGNLGVAAVQLVGLAVTSVAGRTHPSYVAAVYLPLIVVVALLAAWKMDNVDTVRSAPGAQREAVRDPDTWWISLLYVGTFGSFIGYGFAFGLVLQNEFDTTPITAVGYTCLGPLLGSCARPLGGWLADRAGGARVTFWNFLGMAAGTLVLLLASRAHSFGLFVAGFIVLFVLSGLGNGSTYKMIPAIHAHKAERAVTAGCDAADAFARARRLSGAVIAIAGAVGALGGAAINLAFKLSYSDGSGSGAPAFVAFLAFYALCLVLLRLTRPHRPPAPVTRASRGIEETSRV